The Sorangiineae bacterium MSr11954 DNA segment ACAGCGTCCGGCCTTTGGCCGAACGACTGCGCCTTGGTGAAGAAGATGGCGTGGTGTGGGCCGTACCGCACGGGGACAACCAAATCTTTGGGCGTGTCATCGAGCCACTTTACGAAAGTGCCCCCCAAGCCGCCGCCGAGGATCCCGTGCTCCATGAGTACCTCGCGCTGGCCGACGCACTTCGTGTCGGAAGAGCGCGTGAGCGAGCGATGGCGCGCGAAGAGTTGACGAAGAGACTCACGCCATGAGCTCGCGTCGTGCGAGCTCTCGTGCCGCCATCGCGGCCGTGGCTCGCGCGCTCGGCGAAGAGCGAGTCGTTTTCGTAGGGGGTACCGTGGTCGCGCTCTACCCGCTCGATCCCGGATTCGACGTGCGCGAGACGCTCGACGTCGACTGCGTCGTCGACATAGCCAGCACGATGGACTGCTGGACTGGACCGCCGCGTTAACTCTTTAGCCAGCTCGCGAGGATGTACTCGAACGCCCCATTTACGAGGGTGACGAAGAAGGAGGCGATGGAGGCGGTGATGCAGCCGGAGAATTTGACGCCGGAGAGGCTGCCGGCGACGAGGAAGAGGATGCCGTTGAGGATGACGGCGCCGATGCCGAGGGTGAGGACGCTGATGGTGATGGTCAGCGGCTTGAGGAAGTGCCACACCACTACGTTCAGCAGGCCGATGACGAAGGCGAAGACGAGCGCGGAGCCGAACCCGCGCGCCTTCATGCCGGGCATGA contains these protein-coding regions:
- a CDS encoding phage holin family protein; the encoded protein is MGQSQFLMHLGHLMISGLSVFVVAQIMPGMKARGFGSALVFAFVIGLLNVVVWHFLKPLTITISVLTLGIGAVILNGILFLVAGSLSGVKFSGCITASIASFFVTLVNGAFEYILASWLKS